A genomic region of Mobula hypostoma chromosome 16, sMobHyp1.1, whole genome shotgun sequence contains the following coding sequences:
- the LOC134357575 gene encoding GTP-binding protein Di-Ras2, producing the protein MPEQSNDYRVVVFGAGGVGKSSLVLRFVKGTFRESYIPTIEDTYRQVISCDKSICTLQITDTTGSHQFPAMQRLSISKGHAFILVYSITSKQSLEELKPIYEQVCQIKGDVESIPIMLVGNKCDDTLREVQASDGESQAKRWKCGFMETSAKTNHNVKELFQELLNLEKRRAVSLQIDGKKSKQQKRTEKLKGKCVVM; encoded by the coding sequence ATGCCGGAACAGAGCAATGATTACAGGGTGGTGGTGTTCGGAGCGGGAGGCGTGGGCAAGAGCTCGCTGGTGCTCCGGTTTGTCAAAGGGACCTTCCGGGAGAGCTACATCCCCACGATCGAAGACACTTACCGCCAGGTCATCAGTTGTGACAAGAGCATCTGCACTTTGCAGATCACTGACACCACGGGGAGTCACCAGTTCCCGGCCATGCAGCGCCTCTCCATCTCCAAAGGGCACGCCTTCATCCTCGTTTACTCCATCACAAGCAAACAGTCTTTGGAAGAACTGAAGCCCATCTACGAACAAGTATGCCAGATCAAGGGAGACGTGGAGAGCATCCCCATCATGCTGGTGGGGAACAAGTGCGACGACACGCTGAGGGAGGTGCAAGCCAGTGACGGCGAGTCCCAAGCCAAGCGGTGGAAGTGCGGCTTCATGGAGACCTCGGCCAAGACCAATCACAACGTGAAGGAGCTCTTCCAGGAACTGCTGAACCTGGAGAAGCGCAGGGCGGTGAGCCTGCAAATCGACGGGAAGAAATCGAAGCAGCAAAAGAGGACAGAGAAACTGAAGGGGAAGTGTGTCGTTATGTGA